The Rhizobium sp. ZPR4 DNA segment ATAGATGAGCACGATGGCGGTGCCTGCGATCGCGCCCCGCGTCAGCGTGCGGATATCGAGCGTGCGCATGGCGACCAGGGCGCAGAAGATATGCGTCATGTACTGGATCGCCGCGCGCGCGGTCACGGAGGGGACGACCGACCAGAAGATCGACAGGCAGGTGAAAACCCCGAACGCGAAGAGCCAGAGCTGTCTGTTATAGCTGCCGAGCACATTCCGGTAGTCGATCATGACAAGCGGAAACCACAGGGCGTAGTAGAGCAGGATGGATGGCTGGCCGAAGCGGGAGGAATAGGCAAAGACGAAGAAAGAGAGAGCAATCGCCACCATGCCATAGGTGGCGTTGCTGCCTGGACGCACAAAGAGCGATTTGGCTATCCGCATCGACTTTCCTATCGCATGGCAAGGCCGGTATTGACCTTGATCAAGTCGCCCGGCAGTACCTGCGTGTTTTCCTGAGCCTGGATTTCCTTCGGCTGGCCGTTTTCGTCACGAATGATCGTGTAGGAAATGCTTACACCCGGTCCGCTCGGATCGAGGTTGCCGGCGTCGGCCGATTGAGCCACGGCTTCCTGCATGAGTGATTGGCTGGTCGACAGCTTGAGCTGCAGCGTTTCCAGCTGCGTGTCCGTGTCCTGCATGTCCTGGGCCAACGAGCTCTGCCAGTCGTTATGCAGAGTAATCTCGTCCTGATTGGCCTTGTTGATATCCTGCTTGGCTTTCAGGGACGCGGTTTCCGTATCGAGAAGCGTCGCTTCCAGGTCGGAGGCACGCTGTTCAGCAGAGATTCTGCGGGAGGCAAGCTCCAGCCCGCGCTCGGTCAGGCTTTCGACTTTGTCGCGATCGGCCTTGGCCAAATCGAGCTGACGGCTCTGCGTGTCGTTCTTCTTCGAAAGGGCCTCGACTTCGTTCTGCAAGAGCGCCTTCAAGTCTTCCAGCGATTGCAGTTGCGTTTTCATGCGCTTGCTGCGCGTATCCATCAGCGCTTTCTCGCTCGCGAGCAGATCTGCCGCTTGCGGCAATTGCTTCAGCTCCGTCGGCACATCGATATCATCCTTGCTAGCCAGTTCGGCCAGCAGGCGCGCCTTGCGCATCAGCAGGCGACCGCGCTCCGCCATATAGACGACGGCGTCGCCCTTGGCATTGATGAAATCGCGGGCAAAGCGTTGTCCGGCATCGGCACGGCGCATGCCGCCACCGAGGCTTACGGCTTTCAGCACGGTCAGGTTGGGCGCGAACGGATATTCGCCGGGATTCTGGATTTCTCCCGAAAGATAGATCGGCCGGAACTGCGACATTTCAACGGAAGCCGACGGGCGATCACGCAGGCCGAACTGCTTTTGCAGTCCAAGGCCGATGGCGTCGGCGATCTGATCCGTGGTCTTGCCGACTGCGGGCATGTCCCCGATGAAAGGAACCGAGATCGAGCCGGATGGCCCTACGGTGTAGTCGCCCGAAATCACCGACCAGTCGCGGATGGTACCTTCGGCGGTCTGCCATTCGGCAACGCGCACATGTAGCTTGTCCATGACGCCCAGATGATATCCGGGAAGGTTTTCGGCCGAAGCCGAGACGGAAGCTACGCAAAGGCTGAGGGCTACGAAGGATGCGCAGCGCAGCGATGTCTTGACGCGTACAAGCCTTTTGGAAGGCCGAAATTCAATCATGCAGGATCTTCCCTGTTATTGGTAGGCAACCCGCAAGACGCGGGAAAACCGCAGGAAACCTCCCGCGGTATCTGCCAGTCATCATCAATAGCTGCCGCGCGAGAGGCAGACTGCAGGAATGGTTTTGGCGATGATCACCATGTCGCTGCTGAGCGACCAGTTCTTCACATAATGCGTATCGAAGGCGACGCGGCTTTCATAGGAGACGTCGTTGCGGCCGCTGACCTGCCAGAGGCCGGTCAAGCCCGGACGAGACTGCAAATAATAGATTGCCGAGGTCTCATAGCGCTCGAGCTCGTCTTCCACGACCGGGCGTGGTCCGACAACGCTCATTTCGCCGCGGATGATGTTGATGAGCTGCGGCAGCTCGTCGAGGCTGAGTTTGCGCAGGACGGCACCGACGGTGGTGACGCGGGGGTCGTTCTGCAGTTTGCGCGTTGCGCGCCACTCGTCCATTGCCTTGGGATTGGACTGCAAGTGGGTATGCAGCACCTTGTCGCCATCGACGACCATGGTGCGAAACTTCAGGCAACGGAAAGTCTTGCCATTATGGCCGATACGGCGATGGCCGTAGAAAGCGGGGCCGCGGTCTGTAAGTTTCACCAGCAGCATCAGCATTAGAAAGAGCGGGCTGATGAAAATCAAAGCGAGCATAGCGGTAGAGACGTCGAAAACACGTTTCAGTACTCCACCAGTGGGCGGAAAGACGTCGCTTTCCGCGGCGCTGAAAAAAGCCGATGTGGCCGATCTCGTCGCAGACTTCATAGAGAAAACTCCATTCATGTTGACGATTGGTCGGAAATTCTCGGACGCGTAATTAGAGCCGGGATGATCGGAGTGTAGGTTCCGATTTGGACTTTTTAAGCCAAACTTTTGTAGCGATATGGCATGGCGGTATATATTTACCGCATCAATGGTGACTTGGTTTAAATCAGTGATCGGTTATAGATGGGTTGTACTGTATCGCGCTGCGTATAAAGGCACGGCTAGCAGCTCTGCCGCGTCATAGTCGACGATTTCTAAGGATGTTATAGGTATCGAACGGTAAGTTGTTCATTATCATTGGCTTCGATAGCCTGTGCTCGGTTTCCCTTCAGCTATATGCTATCCTAATTTCTTCATAGGATATATTGCGCTGCAGCAATATTTTGCGGTGCACATACTGCGATCGGATTTTTCAGGACTTTGTAATAAAAGTTGATTGAATTGGCGATGAAACCACAGGGGCGTGGCTGACCGCGTGCCTCGCTATAATTGCATTATTTCATTACATCTCCATATAATTGCAAAGAGAAAGATGAACAAATTCAATTGTAATTATAATCGAGGTGTAGTTTTAACAGGCCCGGCGTTAGGGTCGTCTCAAATCGCAACGGATCAACGTGACTTGGTTGAATCTCAATGAATCATAAAATATATTTGAGTTTCGGGTCTGATAAGGGAGGAAAGACCTTGATCGTTTTTTATATGATGGCAGAGCGGGCGAGGTAAGATTATGTATGCGCCCCGCGTTTTCATCAGCATGTTGGGCACGCTGATCGTATTTGCTATCGCAACATATTTCCTGACGAACTCGCTTTCGACCACGCTGATCGAAACGGTGATCTGTGCCGTCCTTCTGCAGGTCGGTTATTTCCTGGGCGTGCTCTACCTTGTGTGGAAAGAGCGCAAAGCGCACGAGGCCCTGTTGAACGAAGACAAGGTGCCAGTGGGCCAGGAGGAGGGCAA contains these protein-coding regions:
- a CDS encoding polysaccharide biosynthesis/export family protein, encoding MIEFRPSKRLVRVKTSLRCASFVALSLCVASVSASAENLPGYHLGVMDKLHVRVAEWQTAEGTIRDWSVISGDYTVGPSGSISVPFIGDMPAVGKTTDQIADAIGLGLQKQFGLRDRPSASVEMSQFRPIYLSGEIQNPGEYPFAPNLTVLKAVSLGGGMRRADAGQRFARDFINAKGDAVVYMAERGRLLMRKARLLAELASKDDIDVPTELKQLPQAADLLASEKALMDTRSKRMKTQLQSLEDLKALLQNEVEALSKKNDTQSRQLDLAKADRDKVESLTERGLELASRRISAEQRASDLEATLLDTETASLKAKQDINKANQDEITLHNDWQSSLAQDMQDTDTQLETLQLKLSTSQSLMQEAVAQSADAGNLDPSGPGVSISYTIIRDENGQPKEIQAQENTQVLPGDLIKVNTGLAMR
- a CDS encoding sugar transferase, translated to MKSATRSATSAFFSAAESDVFPPTGGVLKRVFDVSTAMLALIFISPLFLMLMLLVKLTDRGPAFYGHRRIGHNGKTFRCLKFRTMVVDGDKVLHTHLQSNPKAMDEWRATRKLQNDPRVTTVGAVLRKLSLDELPQLINIIRGEMSVVGPRPVVEDELERYETSAIYYLQSRPGLTGLWQVSGRNDVSYESRVAFDTHYVKNWSLSSDMVIIAKTIPAVCLSRGSY
- a CDS encoding exopolysaccharide production repressor protein — translated: MYAPRVFISMLGTLIVFAIATYFLTNSLSTTLIETVICAVLLQVGYFLGVLYLVWKERKAHEALLNEDKVPVGQEEGKVAGLSASSLKRSEPFNP